In the genome of Mercurialis annua linkage group LG8, ddMerAnnu1.2, whole genome shotgun sequence, the window ATCttgcatataaaatataaaatagtcaaatatactattattatacacattaataaataaaatatatcctttaatattaaagataaaagaGAAAAGTATTTGTATCCTTAATAAAAGTGCTATAATTATTTTAggacaaaaaaaatagaaaataggaCAAACAAAATGGAACGTAGGGAGtaatatttaatgtatttttattttttaaattaaagttaatattgaaatttataaatttttatagaataaattattttttggcatgatttaaataaataaatatataaataattttctttcaaaagaaatatataaaaatatttttaatatattaaataaaataaaaaaggccATGAACTGTTTTATTTGTTCATTTAGAACAAACATAAAGGACAGACCCGCGCGTGATGCGCGGGTCAATGTGTTAGTGCACCAGCAAAGCTGCTGCACTGGACAAGGAGTCAGCAGGCTTGACACGTGTCAGGTCCGCTGACACCTGCTGATATCAGCGTGCGTGATGTGTTCTGACATCAGTAAAGTACATAgtgatgtaatttttttaaaaaaattggcacGGATCTGAATATTTTTGGGAAAAAAGTGGTGTATGAAATTTGAGCGCATAAAATGCCTAACTCTGTAATTATTCCAATATTATTTGAGTTGCCTTATGTTGAGGCTAAAGATccaattaaatgaaaattatgtCCATTAAGTCTTAAAATGAAAGGGCCACACTTCATGTTAATGTCACATTTTATACGGTCACTCatggaaataaaataaaaataacattgtACATACGAATATTCAGTCTGTAATGGTTAGTCTTTTGTGTATCTATGCCATCAAGTAAGTTTTTCAAGAATAAGAGAAGCGGTAGTTGTACGCGACTTTCCGTAGAAAACTTTGGATCCTTAACAATTTTGCTTTTTAGTGTCATCTCTTCAAACCAAAGTAATATTATTGGTTTGTTATTTATTCTATACATTGGTTAATTGCAAGTTTGGTATATATACTTAATTGTTTTTACAACTATCTTGAATCACTGTTTCTATATTGTTAAGTATGTTATGTTCGGATTTATCTTTATATGATTTTCCAAAGAGAGAAGGATGAGTGGCTATAGAAGCTATTTACTAGTAGTAATAattttaagagcaaattactctaaagtacctcacatttgtcataattcacagtttgatatcccttatttgaaaatcaaacgatttggtacttcagttttgattttataaactataaagtctttctgttaaatataggtactcaatcgttaacggaatgaaatgtgaggtaccaaatcgtttacaaatgagGTACCTAATCAtttacataattgaaactgatgtaccaaatcgtttatataattaaaactgaggtatcaaatcgtttgaaagtaaatttcaaaGAAGGACcgtatagtttacaaaatcaaaactgaggtaccaaatcgtttgattttcaaacaaggggtaccaaactgtgaattatgacaaatgtgaggtaccttagagtaatttgctctaattttaatccttttaaatgtttagaattaattaatatttaaaaaaaacaaatctgaCCTTGCCATCGTCTCTCCAACCCTGCCGCCGCTCAGATTCGTCATTCTTTCATACTTATCAGAATAAAATATATGAcggtttataatttatttaatttttgaaataaactttaataaattaaattttattaagattcaattaaataaattaagattttaaattagtttaggattaattaagatttttaaaaaaaagatgaaagattaatttgaaattattttgagTGGAAAAGAataggcttaatgtcttaaaaaaaccccgacctttcctccctttttcaatcctaccctgacgttgcaaatctgtcaagtttaccctattttgcattttttttatttcaattgtaccctaaagcatagaattgatctttttttatttagtaaaaattctctaaattgaccctttttgcattatattaactttttatattaaattgaccatttttaagaaaaattattgaacttttgtcaaataaataaaggtcaatttcaTACTTCAGagtaaaattgaaatgaaaaaatgcaagctgagataaaattgacaatttttcaacgtcaggatatgATTAAAAAGGGTATGAAAGGTCGGAATTTTTTAAGGAGCCAAAAGAATATAACTATTACCCTTATGGGGCTTTTTACCTTTTTCTCTTACAAGTGCAACAAACAATACTAGCTGGAGCAAACGGCAACGTTTTCTGCAGCTTCTCCTAACTTGGTCTTCTTGGAAAATTTGTATGAAATACCCGTTTACTAAAGCTGCTTAAGTGAAGGGATTAAAGAGAGAAGAAGAATGTCAGATCATCTCTGTGAAGAAGTTGTGGCTGAAATCTTGAAGAGACTGCCAGTCAAATCTGTATTGAAATTTACAAGTGTGTGCAAATCATGGTATGCTCTCATCACAAACCCTAATTTCATTTCCCTTCACTTAGCTAACTCCTCTCAAGCCAACAAAATCTACCATCTTTTCAAGAAATATTGTAAGAAACCAGAATTTGTGTTGCACAGTGATAATGACTCATTAAGTGAGTATAGAGTCCTGGATTTGCCTTCAATTTGTGGGTGTGCAAATTATTTGGAGTTAGTTGGTTCATGTCGTGGGTTGGTTTGTTTATTTGATAGAATTAATAATTGCCTGATTTTATGGAACCCTGCAATTGGAGAGTTTATTACAACTTCTTTAAGTAATATTTGCTATGGGCTCTTTGACATTCTCGGATTCGGGTTTGATAGAAAGAACAATGACTACAAAGTGGTGAGGATTGTTTATGCTTTGAAAGATACACCTTTTCCACCAGTTGCTCAGATTTTTGAACTTAGCTCCAATTCTTGGAAGACTGTTACCAGTCAGAATCTAGAATATGATGTTTATGGTTTCTCACGTCATGTTAAGTTGAATGGCGTTTTTCATTGGTTTGCAAGATTACACGATGACAGGAAAAAAATGATAGCATCATTTGATTTGAGCAACGAAGCATTTCAAAAGTTAATGCTCCCTCATGCCCTAGCTGAATTAAGTGACAGTGATTTCTCTTTAACAGTGTACAACCAGTCATTAGCTGTGATAAACTATGGTGAATTCAATAGGGAGCAATTTTACTATTTAAGATGTTCAATTTGGGTGATGAAACAGTATGGTGCAGCAGAATCTTGGACTAAACAATTTACCATAAATTTTCATAATGGAGGTTTATGGAGGGTGCTAAGATTTCAAGGAAATGGCCGAATTCTTATTGTAGATTTTCATCATGGTGAGATAGCTTCTTATGACCCTCAGACACAAAGGGTTACCCCTCTTGGGGTCTATGGATCCCACCTCCAAGTGCATTCTTACATGGAGAGCCTTGTTTTACTCAAGGGAAAAAGGAACAACAACAAGTTAAAGCAAGCATAGAATAGTAAGACTGAATTCTAAGCAATTTATTCCCAAAATACACTGCTCAATTAGGTTTCACCATACATATTTCTAAAAACTGCTAATTTTTACCGTCCTTTTGATAAATTTTGTGATATTTACGTAACTCGAAATTTGAGATTGCGCGTTCATGTTATGGTTTGGTCTGTGTGTGTCTAATGAATGTGTGTGCACATCGGGTATAGCTAATGAGTGCAAAGTTGTTAGTTTTTTGTATGATTCAGAAATGCTTTGGTGCTTGTGCTTACTTGAATCCATTGGCTTGAGGAGCATAACTGTTGCAAACCATgagttttattttctgttttggttgTTTATGATGTGTTATGATTTTTCATGAAGTCTTTGGTTTTAAGAGAATTGTTGCATTTGGATGTGAATAAGTGTGGTTGGTGTAAGCAACGTAGTTTTGGTGTGTAAGATTATGGAGGCCTAATTAGGTCACTAAGCTTTAGAAGAAATTCCACTTCAGATAAGAAATTGTAAAATTCTGCTTTAGaagaaattgtaaaaaatactCCTGTTTAGAACTTTGTCTTCATATGAAAATTTAATCTTTGACGAGTTTTTAGAGCATCCTTTTCAGACGGTTCAACTGGGCGTGCCATAAGATTATTTCCGggattttagaaaaaaaaagaactgtCATTTTGATTATTTGGGACATGCGAGAGGATAATACTTCAAATTTCTTATTACTTGACTACTAATTAGTGATTGTAAGAATATGAAAGGACTTTAACACTTCCTCAGCTTTCTGTAATAATAGACTTAAATCTGAAACAATGAATGCCTTAAAAGCTGTAAATTTCATTAATGAAAAAGCAATAGACTGCTAATGGATTTCTAAGATTGCTAGAAATATTTCTGAAGTTTTTCTCTCTTGGATTATTTGTCGGATTACTGGTTTTTGATTGTTAATCAATTGACTGTTCCAAGAACTCTCTTTTTATGCTTTTCCAACTACTATCAGGTAGTTATTTTCCATATCTTCATCTTGCGCAATTTAAATACACTATCAACTGCTAGTCCAAGTAAGTTTACTGTTTACTTTTTATTAGGACTGAGTTATGATATATTTGCTAGTAAGTTGACGTTCTTGAGTTTTTACCTTTTATAcaagtaatttatttaatatagacAGAAAATTAGGTAggtatttttttcttcttaccGATGTTCCATAAGCCGGTGCATGTTTACGACTATTTAGGATTGTTATTTGAActctataaatatatatattcttgTTCACTTAGTTTCAGTATTTAAATGTTATATAGAAATTTTATCtgtcaaattataatttttgtttattatttcaGTGCATCAAGAATTGGCTAGCTCCTAAATGCTAAATGCTAAAAATAAATGATGAGAGGGCGAACTCTTTCTTCCAACAATTCATGATGAGATCTGTTTGACAAATGACAACTATTATAACTAGTACGCATGCATGACATTTTCGCTAGTAATTACAAGTCCTCTGTTGCGTTTGCATgacattttacatttttcatttgaataaCCAAATAGAAAAAATTCGTCATATTATAACTATGATTTGACTGTTGATCAAATTTCCATAATATATCTAGCAAGTGAAATGGTTTAACTTTTTACATTTATAACATCGCTGTATTAGCTTTTCTACTTTTACCATTATCGCTTAAACTAATTATAACCATACATAATACGACTTTTTAATATACTGACAATTTTTTTCTATTGCTGCTCCTTCCAAACAGAGAATAAGCAATTATTTTGTTCTATGATGGTTCTGCTTCTCGGGTGCTGCTCCGACAACATTACTTCTCTAATGACGTTGCTCCTCGACAATGCTGCACCTCCAACGGCACTGCTATTTTGTTTTTAGATCAACACTCATCAATGACTCAGCTGTCGTAATAGCTACAAATACAGCAGCAATCCAACTTGCGAACATACCAGAGAAACCTAGGTAAGTTTTTTGGCTCAGAAAAACTCAAATAACTTGTCAACTAGatgaaactctattttttttattctgtctCTAAGATCAGTGTTTGtggtggggtttttttttgcAGCATTGTTGCCCTGTTTCGAAGAGAAAGATAAACAGGGTGCTTGATAAAATGCACCCTTTTACTAACGTGTTCCTGCTAAATGAATTCTAGAAGATATTTCAGAAAGGAAACAGAAGGCCTGTGCTGCTATTTCAGCATAAGACAGGTCTGTCTCGAGGAGCCCGACTGGTAACATTTATAATGAAAGGAGAAGTGTTGAAAGTTGAGCAACCGGACGAGAGCCGAGAGATTCTGAGATTATGTACAATAAATATGAGATGGGTATTGCGTGTATCTGTGGATTTTTCAGAGTTAGGGAATACTTATGCAGGCATTCATTGTCGGTGTGCTGAACCAATAATGTCTAAATGCaattttttcttgaattttacACTGTTTACATCAAATTTTGAATAGCTGCATTATCTCTGCttcaaattcaaacaattaattttttgaattttttttgcctTCTAATGTGTATTTTTTGAAAGTTGAATGGAAATGCATTGCAAAAACTAGCAAAAGCATACGTTGCCGATTCTGTGTTTTCTTGCTATAATTGACAGTGTGATAGAAACCTAGACggcgagtttttttttttttttgataattgagaaGGGGAGCGATTTGAATCCACGACCCAACAGTTTGCTATctagcgcttatatcatttgagttataccTCATTGGTTAGGCAACGAGTAATTGAAAACGCTAGTTTGTTAAAAgttataattaatcaattatacAATGATATAAGCGCTAAAAGGCTAAAAACATAAACTTGAGAGTTGTTTTGCCAATAcctctatttataaattttattttttaatatttattcggACATTTAAACGCTCCAGCCACCGTTTTCCCCAAACCATCCATCGTCTCTCCAACTATACACATTGCCCTCTGACATGTCgttcttttttatttcattagaATAAATATATGACGgtatgtaatttatttaatttttaaaataaaataattgtatatttcataatttttttagatttaattaaataaataaagaatttaaattagtttagaaTTAATTAAGATTCTTTTACAAAAAGATgaaagatttatttatttattttttgagtgGAAAAGAAATCAATCTTTTTTAAAAtgactttatttttaattaaaaaaatcgtataaattgaaaattatgagaacaattgaattttaaaaagctAATAGGCTCGAAAACTACACACCTTTACTAGTTTTTTAATAGCACAACGACGTtgtaatttcgtcaattgcaccatatttcgtatttttacgtttcaatagtaCCTAAAGtatcaaattaaattcttttcatttggataaagtttaaaacaaatccttcataatttttaaaagttttaaatactGGATTGCTAAATACCGCCCCTTTTTACTACCCACCGCCCTCACACTTTACCTTTTTGCCCCTTTTCCTATTtctatacaaaattaaaacttcTCAATCCATTCAAACTAAAACCATATTCTACGTGGCTGTCCCCCTTCAAGGGACTGTTTCCGGCTGCGACCGGAAACATCGCAGCCgggtttttttgttaaaaaaaatataattttttttttttttgtaattttagttattttagaaACTTAATCGATTTAATATTTACTGAATATTAGTAATAATTTTTCGTACGGCTGAATCAGAATATGTGACCAAAAAAGACCGATCGCTGTAATCAATTTCGTCACCGCCaaaattttctaaataaatctgcacaacataaataattacgtttaaaaatttataactatCGACGTCCCTTTGTTTACAATTCGTCGGATAATAATTATCGACGTTTGGAAATAATTTTTtccggtttttaaaaaaaaaaaacatttctttCTTAAAATTACTCGGAAAAAAATTCCGAAGGGATATCCCTCCAAAGGGAGGGACGTTCCCGAGGGACGTCCCTCCATATGGAGGGACTCCAACGTCCCTCCATATGGAGGGACTTCACATTGGAAGTCCCCCCCATATGGAGGGACGTTGGAGTCCCTCCAAGGGGGGACGTCCAACGTCCCTCCATTTGGAGAGACTTCTAATATGGATGTCCCTCCATATGGAGAGACGTCCCACGGAGACGTCCCTCCCTTTTGAGGGATGTCCCTCCGGGACATCTCcgagtaatttaaaaaaaaatgttttttttttcgaaaaaatcGGAAAAATTTATTTCCGAATGTCCATAATTATTATCCGACGAATTGTAATTGTTGTCCGTCATTTTAATCAACtttttacgtatttgttcgaatgagttgaaagaattttttggttttggttttgctAGAAGGACGAAAATATCTTTTGTAGGGGCGGTGttaagtaaaaaggggcggcgaatagtaaaacCCTTTAAATATCATATGATGTGAAAACCTTAGGGGGCTTTATATGTTTTCTCTTACTAGTTTTtttggccacgtgctacgcacgttaacgatatctatatgacccgttatttaatattataattgtatatttttttaataatatattattatttaatttttattacacttgtatatttttatttgttttgttgaattattttataaaattttaatttcttctattgaaaatgttaaaagttagaattaagtaatatatttaatttttgatattgttgttattaaaaaatgataatatgattgaaacaaatttatattatttttcatagtaaataactaataaatatcaaaaatatcaaaactttaacacaaatattataatatcattatttaatattaatgaaactcgtcatattcttttatatatagtgatatATCTCTGCAATTTCTATTAGGATTagtaatttaacaaataatgatagttgttgcacaattccttttaagattagaaatttaatacataatggtagctactgcgataattatttttaatatgtttcctTTATGGATTAGAAATGTCATCTTTCTATTTGTTAAGCACAAATATTCATGTCACAATTAGGAATatcaacttggataaaatatgtAGAGAGTATTTTTGTGTATTAGGAATGTCATCTTTCTATTTGTTAAGCACAAATATTCATGTCACAATTAGAaatattaacttggataaaatatgtagagggtatttttgtccgtaaatggaagtgttccccccgcgaatacacttttatatttattatagatAGATAAAGTAAGTTCAACAAAAAATAGTAATTGGAGCAAACGGCAACGTTTTACTGCAGCTTCTCCCAACTTAGGTCTCTTTGGTACTATATAACAATTTCTCCTCAAATTAAGCCTCCTACTCCTTTCGTTGGAAAATTTGTATGCCTGTTTGTGGGTATGTTTGGTTTCTCTAATTCTgccatttaatttttatatttattccaatttaatttttatttaatttcttttattgatcaTTCTATTTTTcgtttattttagaaaaaaaatcagaGAAGAACAATGTCAGTTTATCTCCATGAAGAAGTTGTGGTCGAAATCTTGAAGAGACTACCGGTCAAATCTGTATTGAAATTCAAATGTGTGTGCAGATCATGGTATGCTCTCATCACAAACCCTAATTTCATTTCTCTTCACTTAGCTCACGCTGCTGAATCCAACACAACCTTCTCACTTGTCATGAAGTATAAACAACTCGATTCTAAGAAACCAGAATTTGTGCTGCACAGTGATAATGACTCATTTAGTGAGTATAGACAACTCGATTTGCATTCATTTAATGAGTGTGGAAATGATGTTTGGATAGTTGGTTCATGTgatggtttgatttgtttgtgCGATACAAAATTTAAGCGCCTGATTGTATGGAATCCGGCAATTGGAGAGTTTATTACAACATCTTTAAGTACGATTTGCAATGGGCCTTATCACATTCTTGGAATCGGGTTTGATAGAAAGAACAATTCCTACAAAGTGATGAGAATTGTTTTTGCTTGGAATGATACAACTTTCTTACCATTTGCTGAGATTTTTCAACTTAGCTCCAATTCATGGAAGACCGTTCCAATTAAGAATCTACGTTATGATTTCTATGGTTCTCTTATTGAGTGGAATGGTGTTTTCCATCGGTTTGCAGATACACACGATGGCAGGAAAAAAATGATAGCGTCGTTTGATTTGAGCAATGAAGTATTTCAAGAGATGATGCTCCCTCATGCGCTAGCTACCATAGACAACTGTTATCTTTCTTTAACAGTGTACAGCCGATCATTGGCTGCTATACACTATGAAGATCGGATACGGAACACTTGTAATTTAACATGTTCGATTTGGGTCATGAAAGAGTATGGCGAAGCGGAATCTTGGACTAAACAAGTTACCGTAGATTTTAAAGATCATGGAGGCCTCAAGCCGGTGCTAAGCTTTCAAGGAAATGGTGGCATTCTTGTTGAGAATCGTGATGACGAGTTAGCTTCTTATGACCCCGAGACACAAAGGGTCACCCCTCTTGGAGTTTCTGGACGTGTCTTGGATGACTATTCTTACGTGGAGAGTCTTGTTCTAGTCAAGGGAAAAAGGAACAAAAATAATCAAGGTTAGAGCAGGCAGAGAAGAGTAAGACTGAATTTTGAGCAATCTAGTCTCAAAATATACTGCTAATCAGGTTTAACTGTatctatttttgttattttgctaTTGCTTTCTTTGATTACGAAACTAAAACAAGCATAAACTGCTAATTTAGCCGTGCTTTTGATTAACTTTATGATATTTATGTAACTGAAAATTCGGGATTGGGGATAAATGTGTGTGCGCAACATGTATAGCTAATGTGAGAAATGGCTGCAAAGTGATCAAGTTTTTTATGATTCAAAAACTTTTGGTGCTTATGCTTACTTGAATGGTGTTGTCCATTGGCTTGAGGAGCATAACTGTTGCAAACCATGAATTTCGTAATTTCGGTTTTGGCTGTTTTGGTTGTTTGTGGTGATTTATGTGTGATGATTTTTTATGGGAGAAGAACAATGTCAGTTTATCTCCATGAAGAACTTGTGGTTGAAATCTTGAAGAGACTGCCAGTCAAGTCTCTATTGAAATTCAAATGTGTGTGCAGATCATGGTATGCTCTCATcacaaaccctaattttatttCTCTTCACTTAGCTCACACCACGAAAGCCAACACACCCTACTCACTTGTCGTGAAGTATAAACAACCCGATTCTAAGAAACCAGAATTTGTGTTGCACTGTGATAATGACTCGTTTAGCGAGTATAAATAACTTGATTTGCCTTCATTTTGTGAGTGTGGAAATTATGTGAGGATAGTTGGATTATGTAATGGTTTAGTTTGTTTGTTTGATAGAATTAATGATCGCCTGATTTTATGGAACCCTGCAATTGGAGACTTTATTACAGCATCTTTAAGTAAGATTTTCAGTGGGTTCTCTGACATTTTCGGATTCGGGTTTGATAGAAAGAACAATGACTACAAAGTGGTGAGGTTTGTTTATGCTTGGGCAGATATGACTTTTCCCCCAATTGTTGAGTTTTTTGAACTTAGCTCCAGTTCTTGGAAGACGGTTGCCGTTAAGAATCTTGATTATGATGTTAATGGTTTCAGACATCATATTGTTGAGTGGAATGGTGTTTTTCATTGGTTTGCAAGAATTCACAATGGCACGAACAAGATGATAGCATCATTTGATTTGAGCAACGAAGTATTTCATGAGTTGATGCTCCCTCATGCCCTAGCTGAAACTAAAGTATACGGCAGTCTCAGTCATTTTTCTCTAATAGCATACAACCAGTCATTATCTGTGGTACACTATGAAAGTAGCATGGAGAAAATGACTTATTTAAGATGTTCAATCTGGGTGATGAAAGAGTACGGCGCAGTAGAATCTTGGACTAAACAAATTACCATTGATTTACAAAATCACTGAGGTTTCCAGTCGGTGCTAAGCTTCCAAGAGAATGGTGGCATTCTTGTTGAGGATTATCACGGAGTGATAGCTTCTTATGACCCTCACACACAAAGGGTCACCCCTCTCGGGATCTATGGAAAATGCTTCGCGGTGCATTCTTACACGGCGAGCCTTGTTTCACTAAAGGGAAAAAGGAACAACAAGAAGATCAAAGCAAGCATAGAAGAGTAAGACTGAATTCTGAGCAAACTATTCTAAAAATGCACTGCTCAATTAGGTTTTACTGTACACATTTATGTTTTCTATGTTGCTTTCTTTGATCATGAAACTGAAACATGCATGAACAACTAATTTAACCACTTCTCAATGAATCTTATGAAATTTTTGGAATTCAAAAATTGGGATTATGTGTTTATGTTATGGTTTATTCTGTGTGTTTAATGGATGTGAGTGCGCCTCAGGTATAGTTATTAGCTTCTTTTGATGATTGTTTAATGCGTTGGTGCTTATGCTTATTTGAATGGTGTTGTCCATTGGCTTGAGGCGCACAACTGCTGCAAACCATGGACTTCTTGATTTCTGTTTTGGTTGTTTGTGGTGATTTATGTGCTACGATTTTTCATGAAGTATTTGGTATTATGACAATTGTCCAAGGAGTTTGGTTTGAGTAAACTAAGTACTTCTGGTATGCAAGGAGGAAAAGTTAGGGTACGAAGATTTAGGAGAAATGCTAAAATTCTGCTGAATATAAAAGTAGTGAGTTGGCTTCTTGTGTTCCTGAGACTTGATTTCTGTTTTGGTTGTTTGTGGTGATTTATGTGTGATGATTTTTTATGGGAGTCTTTGGTATTATGAGAATTGTTGCATTTGAGCAGACGATGTAGTTTTAATATGTAAGATTATGGAGGGCTAGTTAGGGTACTAAACTTTAGAAGAAATGGTAAAATTCTTCAGATAAGAAGTAGTGAATTGGCTTCATGTGAGTTTGAGACCCAAAAAGTTATTTATCGTGGAGGTTATGCTTATCCGAGCTATTTTAAAGTGCACAATTATGTCGAAAGTCTCGTCTTACTTGGATCACCAGTTTAGCCAAGCAGAATTATATGAAATAACATCTCTGTTTGTTCATCATGTAATATGTggtaatttgaaatattttttttctgttgTTTTGTTAAAGATGTGTTTTATTGTTATATTGTATTATGACAGAGCtcaaaaatcaatttgattgttatttattatacactattatttattgatatttgttttgtttataaatttttgtttttattgctCTCTTTAAATCCTCTGAAATAACATATCTGTTTGTTCTACATGTAATCTGTGGTAATTTGACatgtttttatgtaattttgttAAAGATGTGTTTTTCTTTACTGCTAATAAAgctaaaaaaatcattttgctacttaattttttagaagttatttttatttattgtcagTATTGTTTCTGAATTTTTGATTTTGCTGTTTTGTTTCTAAAACATATTGAGCATTGCAAAGTACACTAAAAGAGTTTCTGTAAAAAAATAACcttttttcagaaaataatcGCAACAGTACTTGTTGAATTTTCTATTTGCAACTTAATTTGTTTCGCCAAAATTGTTTGCAAATTTAGATGTACTTTGAATAAAGTTTGCAGCAACCCTTGCCTCTCCTTCTGGCTGATCCACCCTATTCCAGAGCCTATCACTTTATCTTCTACAACTTCATTGCCAATTTGCCGCTTCCTCCGCCATCCGGTAATGGAGCAGATAGCTGATctcaatttaattagtttttgcTATGTTAGCTTTGAAGCCATTTAAGTCTAATTTATGGTATCTGCTGAAGAAGATGAATCTGATTTCTTGCTGTGTAGCAGATTTGTCATGCATTTTTGCTTTGTTGGTAGCAATTCTGATGTACCATCATGATAAATGATTGTCCTACAATTATCTTCATCCTGCCTTCAGGTTGTCCAATATATTATAGTCCTAAATTCCATTTTGACCCTCTTGAGATTGAGAAGTGTATAAAATCAGTGATAGTTGTTTGGTATAATTAGGATTACTGTAAACTTTTAGTTCATCAACTATATCATAAAATCTTTgacttcttttttattatttcagcaTTTTTTAACCTTTTGACCAAGTTTACGGTAAAAAGTCTGCTACTTACTTGAATGTTGTCAATTGGCTTAACAAGCATAACCGTTGCGAACCATGGATTTCTTGGTATCTGTTTTGGCTGTATTAGTCATCATTAAATCAACGTCTTACGTTTTTGAAACGTGTCGGACATTTGGCGTTTCGAACatgaaatttcaattttaacttaGGAAACCTAAAAATAACGCCGTTTATACAAGTGTACTGTTTCTTCATATCTGTGTCTGTGATTCCTAGTTTCTAGTAATT includes:
- the LOC126660326 gene encoding F-box/kelch-repeat protein At3g06240-like, whose protein sequence is MSVYLHEEVVVEILKRLPVKSVLKFKCVCRSWYALITNPNFISLHLAHAAESNTTFSLVMKYKQLDSKKPEFVLHSDNDSFSEYRQLDLHSFNECGNDVWIVGSCDGLICLCDTKFKRLIVWNPAIGEFITTSLSTICNGPYHILGIGFDRKNNSYKVMRIVFAWNDTTFLPFAEIFQLSSNSWKTVPIKNLRYDFYGSLIEWNGVFHRFADTHDGRKKMIASFDLSNEVFQEMMLPHALATIDNCYLSLTVYSRSLAAIHYEDRIRNTCNLTCSIWVMKEYGEAESWTKQVTVDFKDHGGLKPVLSFQGNGGILVENRDDELASYDPETQRVTPLGVSGRVLDDYSYVESLVLVKGKRNKNNQG
- the LOC126661504 gene encoding putative F-box protein At3g16210 translates to MSVYLHEELVVEILKRLPVKSLLKFKCVCRSWYALITNPNFISLHLAHTTKANTPYSLVVKYKQPDSKKPEFVLHCDNDSFSEINDRLILWNPAIGDFITASLSKIFSGFSDIFGFGFDRKNNDYKVVRFVYAWADMTFPPIVEFFELSSSSWKTVAVKNLDYDVNGFRHHIVEWNGVFHWFARIHNGTNKMIASFDLSNEVFHELMLPHALAETKVYGSLSHFSLIAYNQSLSVVHYESSMEKMTYLRCSIWSVLSFQENGGILVEDYHGVIASYDPHTQRVTPLGIYGKCFAVHSYTASLVSLKGKRNNKKIKASIEEYSY
- the LOC126660325 gene encoding F-box/kelch-repeat protein At3g06240-like encodes the protein MSDHLCEEVVAEILKRLPVKSVLKFTSVCKSWYALITNPNFISLHLANSSQANKIYHLFKKYCKKPEFVLHSDNDSLSEYRVLDLPSICGCANYLELVGSCRGLVCLFDRINNCLILWNPAIGEFITTSLSNICYGLFDILGFGFDRKNNDYKVVRIVYALKDTPFPPVAQIFELSSNSWKTVTSQNLEYDVYGFSRHVKLNGVFHWFARLHDDRKKMIASFDLSNEAFQKLMLPHALAELSDSDFSLTVYNQSLAVINYGEFNREQFYYLRCSIWVMKQYGAAESWTKQFTINFHNGGLWRVLRFQGNGRILIVDFHHGEIASYDPQTQRVTPLGVYGSHLQVHSYMESLVLLKGKRNNNKLKQA